In Cyanobacteriota bacterium, the DNA window GAGGAATTGCAGTTAGGGTTAGGGCTGTGGTTGCGCTGGTATGATGCGGCTGGGGAATGGGTGCCGACTGCTCAAGAACGGGCTGAACAGGAACATCTGCGGGCTGAGTGACTGGCGGCCTATCTGTGCTCCTAGGGTATTGCTCCTGATTGTATCCAGGGATGCTGGAAACACGGGCTTCCTCCTCCAAGATAACTAATCACGCCCAGCCGTCATCAATGATCACGTCTATTGACTAACTGTTCTGCTTGCGCCGCTTCAGCATCACTAGTCCACCACCAGCTAGCACCATACCTACTATCGTCGTCGGCTCAGGGATGGCTCCGGGGTTGTCTAGCCCAGGCTTCTCAGGACGACTCAGTTCCAGAACTAGCTTTTGCTCGATCGCCCGCCCAAAATCCTCAAACCCATTGGCAGGCAACACAAAGGCATTCGTACCCCCTATGATGTTTCGTTCATACCAAGACTGCAAACCAAACTCACCTAAGATAGGCAACCCATTGATTGTGTCTACCCCCGCAGCTAGGGCATTATCCCTGGCTACTACTGTAGAAGTACCACTGTTCTGAGCACCATCACCCGATACGTCAATCACCCAGCGGGCACCCTCGTAGGCATTACTGGAGAATAGGGGCACTGCATAATTGATGGCAGACCCCGGAGCTGTACTGCCCGCAAACGGTCTGTTAACTGAACCAATTTGACTAGCAAACAACAATGCACTGGTTTGATCGTTGACCAGCGTCCAAGGTACAACCTCTTTTTGCTGGCTCGCACCTGACCACAGGATGGCGTTAATAGCCACGTTACCGAACTTACCCATGGCAAACTGGGGAGCAAGGTTGGTGAACGCCCGTTGGTAGCCGCCCATCTGCAAGGCATATTCCCGCGTGTTGACACTACCGGACACATCGATCAGCAAGGACAGCTCTACATCAACAGGAATGAGGGAAGCGGCAGTGGCCGGTAAGCAAACTGCTATGGCTACACCAGCAGTAGCGATCGGAGCAAGGCTTCTCTGAACAGTTGATAGGAACCAAGGCAGAAACTCAGCGCGGGACATATCTTATCCTCTATGTTGTGAAGGGTGCGGGTAACGAAAGAGTTCAAAAAACCGCAGATAGGGATTTTTAACAAAAACCGCAGATAAGGATTCTTAAAAAGGCTCTCTCAATTAGTCCAGCGTCATCGTACACCACAACTCGGTTAGATAAGACCTAATGAACATTAGGGTTTTTCCGAAAACCCCTAGTCACTGCTCTCTACAACTCTACAAGGGCTGAGCAAATGCCGGTCATGTCCACTGTAGAGCTTTTCTGCCGTTGGGATAATTACCGTTACCGATGACTGGTCGATCGCATAAACTGCTCAACAAAGTTGGTGTAGACGTTACCATCCCAAAACTCTGGTGATTCCAAAATCCGCTGATGAAAGCTAATCGTCGTGGGTAGTCCTGTAATGGCAAACTCTCGTAGTGCCCGTTGCATTCGGCGAATGGCAGCAGGACGATCGTGCCCCCACACAATTAACTTGCCGATTAGCGAATCGTAATAGGGCGGAATCTCGTAGTCGGTATAGACGTGGGAGTCCATGCGCACACCGTTACCACCGGGAGGAAGATAGCCGCTAATGCGTCCAGGATGGGGGCGAAAGTTGTGGTCGGGGTCTTCGGCATTGATGCGACATTCGATCGCATGTCCTCGCAGTTGGATGTCGTCTTGAGTAAAGCTAAGTTTTTCCCCCTGAGCAATGCGAATTTGCTCCGCAATCAGATCCAGACCAGTTACCATCTCCGTAACTGGATGTTCCACTTGGATCCGAGTATTCATCTCCATAAAGTAGAAGTTGCCCTGTTGATCTAGCAGGAACTCGATCGTCCCAGCTCCCACATAGTTAATAGACTTTGCCACTCGCACCGCAGCAGCTCCCATTGCTGCCCGTAGCGCTGGAGACAGGGCTGGACTAGGTGACTCCTCCAACAATTTTTGATGTCGTCGCTGAATCGAGCAATCCCGTTCTCCTAGATGCACGACATTGCCATAGCTGTCTGCCAAAATTTGAAACTCAATGTGGCGAGGACGCTCCACAAACCGCTCCACATAAAGCCCTGGATTACCAAAGGCAGCCTCAGCCTCAGCCTGTGCCGCTAAAAATGATTTCACCAGTTCATCCGGTTCACGCACCAGGCGCATTCCTCGACCGCCACCCCCTGCTGTTGCCTTAATCATCAAGGGAAAGCCGATCGTCTCAGCAATAGCGATCGCTTCCTGCTCATCGGTAACTAGGCCATCGCTGCCTGGAATTGTAGGCACCTGTACCCGCTTGACTGTCGCTTTGGCCGTAGACTTGTCGCCCATAGCCCGAATTGACTCCGGAGATGGCCCCACAAAGACAATCTGGTGGTCGGCACAAATTTCTGCAAACCGAGCATTTTCTGCCAAAAAACCATAGCCAGGATGAATGGCACTAGCATTCCGGGTCAGTGCGGCTGCAATGATGTTGGGAATATTGAGATAGCTCTTACTGCTAGGTGGATCACCGATACATACTGCTTCATCAGCAAGCTGAACGTGGAGAGCATGGCGATCGACGGTAGAATGCACGGCTACAGTA includes these proteins:
- a CDS encoding DUF1194 domain-containing protein; translation: MSRAEFLPWFLSTVQRSLAPIATAGVAIAVCLPATAASLIPVDVELSLLIDVSGSVNTREYALQMGGYQRAFTNLAPQFAMGKFGNVAINAILWSGASQQKEVVPWTLVNDQTSALLFASQIGSVNRPFAGSTAPGSAINYAVPLFSSNAYEGARWVIDVSGDGAQNSGTSTVVARDNALAAGVDTINGLPILGEFGLQSWYERNIIGGTNAFVLPANGFEDFGRAIEQKLVLELSRPEKPGLDNPGAIPEPTTIVGMVLAGGGLVMLKRRKQNS
- the accC gene encoding acetyl-CoA carboxylase biotin carboxylase subunit translates to MKFSKILIANRGEIALRILRTCEEMGIATVAVHSTVDRHALHVQLADEAVCIGDPPSSKSYLNIPNIIAAALTRNASAIHPGYGFLAENARFAEICADHQIVFVGPSPESIRAMGDKSTAKATVKRVQVPTIPGSDGLVTDEQEAIAIAETIGFPLMIKATAGGGGRGMRLVREPDELVKSFLAAQAEAEAAFGNPGLYVERFVERPRHIEFQILADSYGNVVHLGERDCSIQRRHQKLLEESPSPALSPALRAAMGAAAVRVAKSINYVGAGTIEFLLDQQGNFYFMEMNTRIQVEHPVTEMVTGLDLIAEQIRIAQGEKLSFTQDDIQLRGHAIECRINAEDPDHNFRPHPGRISGYLPPGGNGVRMDSHVYTDYEIPPYYDSLIGKLIVWGHDRPAAIRRMQRALREFAITGLPTTISFHQRILESPEFWDGNVYTNFVEQFMRSTSHR